A genomic window from Acinetobacter chinensis includes:
- a CDS encoding HORMA-1 domain-containing protein, whose product MSSSNSSTYTTSYTFADVEKVVRSIKADLVMIASSTKAITESEAKEYAHDIELLAKNDYLSKVDVTLINSYGSEIRAIQYTFQTENASGSERPGGVMWPHTPDGRVRIILSHTDKYRSESDKVSKLPFEITWVSTTESTNHSSLSAVGERGYSSNGYGANRSDYS is encoded by the coding sequence ATGAGTTCGTCTAATTCCAGCACCTATACCACTAGTTATACTTTTGCTGATGTTGAAAAAGTTGTACGTAGCATCAAAGCAGATTTAGTTATGATCGCAAGTAGTACAAAGGCAATAACTGAGTCTGAAGCTAAAGAATATGCTCATGATATTGAGCTGTTAGCAAAAAATGACTATTTATCTAAAGTTGATGTGACCTTAATAAATTCCTATGGCTCAGAAATCAGAGCTATTCAATATACATTTCAAACTGAAAATGCATCAGGTTCAGAAAGACCAGGTGGAGTAATGTGGCCTCACACACCAGATGGCCGAGTTAGAATTATATTGTCACATACAGATAAATATCGTAGTGAATCAGATAAAGTTTCTAAATTACCATTTGAAATAACTTGGGTATCAACAACAGAAAGTACAAATCATAGTAGCCTCTCAGCAGTTGGGGAACGTGGCTACAGCAGTAATGGTTATGGTGCAAATAGGAGCGATTATTCATGA
- the galE gene encoding UDP-glucose 4-epimerase GalE yields the protein MSNILVTGGAGYIGSHTCIELLNAGYQVIVLDNLSNSSKESIHRVETLTGRKVDFIQGDIRDTACLTRIFSQFVIDAVIHFAGLKAVGESQQKPLNYFDHNIAGSIQLVQAMQRADVFSLVFSSSATVYGESNPSPYQEDMPLSMPNNNYGYTKLIVEQLLEKTSVTDERWSIALLRYFNPVGAHQSGEIGEDPLGIPNNLMPFVTQVAIGKRNELAVFGQDYPTEDGTCERDFIHVVDLAKAHVLAVQNRLSETGCRAWNIGMGQPVSVLNLIHTFERVNGVKVPFKFVQRRAGDLASFYADSTRAKKELNWQAELSLEDMVRDSWNWQKKNPQGYRND from the coding sequence ATGTCTAATATACTGGTGACTGGTGGTGCAGGTTATATTGGATCGCATACCTGTATTGAACTGTTGAACGCGGGTTATCAGGTTATTGTACTGGATAACCTCAGTAACAGTTCGAAGGAATCCATTCACCGTGTTGAAACTTTAACTGGTAGAAAAGTTGATTTTATTCAGGGGGATATTCGTGATACAGCGTGCCTGACTCGGATTTTCAGTCAGTTTGTGATTGATGCGGTAATCCATTTTGCTGGTTTGAAAGCAGTTGGTGAAAGCCAGCAGAAACCACTCAATTATTTTGACCACAATATCGCAGGCTCCATTCAGCTTGTACAGGCAATGCAGCGGGCAGACGTTTTTTCATTGGTATTCAGTTCTTCTGCAACGGTTTACGGTGAGTCCAATCCGTCACCTTATCAGGAAGATATGCCCTTAAGCATGCCAAATAATAATTATGGTTATACAAAGCTGATTGTTGAACAACTTTTAGAAAAAACCTCGGTTACTGATGAACGCTGGTCAATTGCACTGTTACGTTATTTCAATCCGGTAGGGGCACATCAAAGTGGTGAAATTGGTGAAGATCCATTGGGTATACCAAATAATCTGATGCCTTTTGTGACTCAGGTAGCGATTGGAAAGCGGAATGAACTGGCAGTTTTTGGGCAGGATTATCCAACAGAAGATGGTACCTGTGAACGGGATTTTATCCATGTTGTTGATCTTGCAAAAGCTCATGTATTGGCTGTACAGAACAGACTGAGTGAGACAGGTTGTCGTGCATGGAATATTGGAATGGGTCAGCCTGTTTCAGTTTTAAATCTGATTCATACTTTTGAGCGTGTAAATGGGGTGAAAGTTCCTTTTAAATTTGTGCAAAGACGGGCGGGTGACCTTGCAAGTTTTTATGCAGACAGCACAAGAGCAAAAAAAGAGTTAAACTGGCAAGCAGAACTTAGTCTTGAAGATATGGTCAGAGACAGCTGGAACTGGCAGAAGAAAAATCCTCAAGGTTATCGTAACGATTAG
- a CDS encoding phosphohexomutase domain-containing protein — MSELTCFKAYDIRGKLGSELNEDIAYKIGRAYGQIYQPRTIVIGSDVRLTSESLKQATIQGLNDAGVNVLDLGMTGTEEVYFGAFHLDVQGGIEVTASHNPMDYNGMKLVRENSRPISADTGLKDIQKLAESAEFKEVTIKGSTQKYNILPEFTEHLMNYIDPARIQPLKLVVNAGNGAAGHVIDAIEEKFKALQIPVEFIKIHHDPDGTFPNGIPNPILIENRGSTSVAVLEHKADMGIAWDGDFDRCFLFDEKGQFIEGYYIVGLLAQAFLLKQADEKIVHDPRLVWNTLDITEQYQGIAVQSKSGHAFIKDVMREHNAVYGGEMSAHHYFRDFAYCDSGMIPWLLAVSVLSEKRQTLSSLVEDMIQKFPCSGEINFKVQDTQQTIQKIFDYFADQQPAIDRTDGVSLDFGAWRLNVRASNTEPLLRLNIESRRDQNPQPMQHYIDLLTSLIQG, encoded by the coding sequence ATGTCTGAACTCACCTGTTTTAAAGCTTATGATATCCGCGGTAAACTCGGCTCAGAACTAAATGAAGATATCGCCTACAAAATAGGACGTGCCTACGGTCAGATTTATCAGCCCCGCACCATCGTGATTGGCAGTGATGTCCGCCTGACCAGCGAAAGCCTGAAGCAGGCAACCATTCAGGGTCTGAATGATGCTGGGGTCAATGTACTTGATCTGGGCATGACGGGAACAGAAGAAGTCTATTTTGGTGCTTTTCACCTGGATGTTCAGGGTGGCATTGAAGTGACCGCCAGTCATAATCCAATGGATTATAACGGGATGAAGCTTGTCCGTGAAAACTCACGACCAATCAGTGCAGATACAGGGCTGAAAGATATTCAGAAACTTGCTGAAAGTGCTGAATTTAAAGAAGTAACAATTAAAGGCAGCACTCAGAAATACAATATTCTGCCTGAATTTACTGAACATCTGATGAACTATATTGACCCTGCCAGAATCCAGCCATTAAAACTGGTGGTCAATGCTGGTAATGGTGCAGCAGGTCATGTTATTGATGCCATTGAAGAAAAATTTAAGGCATTACAGATTCCTGTTGAATTTATTAAAATTCATCATGATCCTGATGGTACATTCCCAAATGGTATTCCCAACCCGATTCTGATTGAAAACCGTGGCAGTACATCTGTTGCTGTACTGGAACATAAAGCAGATATGGGCATTGCCTGGGATGGCGACTTTGACCGCTGTTTCCTGTTTGATGAAAAAGGACAGTTTATTGAAGGCTATTACATTGTCGGTCTTCTGGCTCAGGCTTTCCTGCTGAAACAGGCAGATGAAAAAATTGTGCATGATCCACGACTGGTGTGGAATACCCTGGATATTACTGAGCAGTATCAAGGCATCGCGGTACAGTCCAAATCAGGACATGCTTTTATTAAAGATGTAATGCGTGAACACAATGCTGTTTATGGCGGTGAAATGAGTGCGCATCATTATTTCCGTGACTTTGCATATTGTGACAGCGGCATGATTCCATGGTTACTCGCGGTATCGGTTCTTTCTGAAAAAAGACAGACTTTGTCATCCCTGGTTGAAGATATGATTCAGAAATTCCCATGCAGTGGTGAAATCAATTTCAAAGTCCAGGATACTCAGCAGACCATTCAGAAAATTTTCGATTACTTTGCCGATCAGCAACCTGCCATTGACCGTACTGATGGAGTCAGTCTGGACTTTGGCGCATGGCGCCTGAATGTACGTGCATCCAATACTGAACCGTTATTACGTCTGAATATTGAAAGCCGTCGTGATCAGAATCCTCAGCCAATGCAGCATTATATTGATTTGCTGACCAGTCTGATTCAGGGCTGA
- a CDS encoding 3'-5' exonuclease, which translates to MGKKEIFISVDIETAGPIVGEHSMLTIGACFVYNPAVEFTIMLQPISDKAIEEALKVSGITLEHASKAGLPPKEAMSQFENWLIQNMPENAAPVFVGLNAPFDWSFINFYFLKYLNRNPFGISAIDIKALFMGATKCSWHDTKSSSIDKYVHPTLQGDHNALHDAKYQAELFRLVYELNCSK; encoded by the coding sequence ATGGGCAAGAAAGAAATCTTTATTTCTGTTGATATTGAAACAGCTGGTCCTATTGTTGGTGAACACAGTATGCTGACAATAGGAGCATGTTTTGTATATAATCCTGCGGTTGAATTTACAATAATGCTCCAACCAATTAGTGATAAAGCAATTGAAGAAGCCCTAAAAGTCTCAGGCATAACTTTAGAACATGCAAGTAAAGCAGGACTCCCACCAAAAGAGGCTATGTCTCAATTTGAAAATTGGCTGATTCAAAATATGCCTGAGAATGCTGCTCCTGTTTTTGTAGGGCTTAATGCCCCATTCGATTGGTCCTTTATAAATTTTTATTTTTTGAAATATTTGAATAGAAATCCTTTCGGCATTTCAGCCATAGATATCAAAGCTCTTTTTATGGGCGCTACAAAATGTAGTTGGCACGATACAAAATCAAGCTCAATAGATAAATATGTACATCCGACCTTACAAGGTGATCATAATGCTTTGCATGATGCAAAATACCAAGCAGAACTATTCAGATTAGTTTATGAGTTAAATTGCTCAAAATAA
- a CDS encoding AAA family ATPase codes for MSKSTVFEIKADLPIKQFDDLANKLLGFESRYARIKKQVQLLLQVDELELWSKQKHGKKIALIDLLADQYPLAIFHGDVGTGKTANAEAIVNRLARDAKIEDALLFKLSNKVRGTGKVGEMGTLISQAFDEITRSIGSGNGRAFLIIDEGDSLGASRSQENSHHEDKVGVNTLIQAIDDLRKHGGRIFAILCTNRLAALDAAVLRRASIVEEFVRPSNEERHELFTKDLSDINFSENDIAELVSVTAPHGEEPGWTYSDIRTRLYPTAVALAFPESELTISHFHQALSKLKPSPIMAG; via the coding sequence ATGAGCAAATCAACAGTTTTTGAAATTAAAGCAGATTTACCAATTAAACAATTTGATGATTTAGCTAATAAATTACTTGGTTTTGAATCAAGATATGCTCGTATCAAAAAGCAAGTACAGCTCTTACTGCAAGTTGATGAGTTAGAGCTCTGGAGCAAACAGAAGCATGGTAAGAAAATTGCATTAATTGATCTTCTTGCTGATCAATATCCATTAGCTATTTTCCATGGTGATGTTGGTACTGGTAAAACTGCAAATGCTGAGGCAATTGTCAATCGATTAGCCCGTGATGCTAAAATTGAAGATGCTCTACTATTTAAATTAAGTAATAAAGTTAGAGGAACTGGTAAAGTTGGTGAAATGGGTACTCTAATTTCACAAGCATTCGATGAGATCACTAGATCGATTGGCAGTGGGAATGGTCGAGCATTTCTTATTATTGATGAAGGTGATTCACTTGGAGCATCTCGAAGCCAAGAAAATAGCCATCATGAAGATAAAGTCGGTGTTAATACTTTAATTCAGGCTATTGATGATTTGAGAAAACATGGTGGACGGATATTTGCGATCTTATGTACCAATAGATTAGCTGCCCTAGATGCTGCTGTCTTGCGTAGAGCCTCAATTGTAGAAGAATTTGTTCGCCCATCAAATGAAGAGCGACATGAGCTTTTTACCAAAGACTTATCAGATATCAACTTTTCAGAGAATGATATTGCAGAATTAGTAAGTGTGACAGCCCCTCATGGTGAAGAACCAGGTTGGACATATTCAGATATTCGTACTCGTTTATATCCAACAGCAGTTGCGTTAGCATTTCCTGAATCAGAATTAACAATTTCACATTTTCATCAAGCGCTTAGTAAACTTAAACCCTCACCTATAATGGCTGGATAA
- a CDS encoding CBASS oligonucleotide cyclase encodes MSLKNSDLQYYDGNILRLSSEKRKEYHAQVDNLIAELRKHITVNSDLKVKKVVKAGSFAKFTILKKTAEDDIDVDVVFYIDGKNIDDTTLDNLNDLIYSLLTKIYPTKAVEDFEIQRRAATVTFVKSGISVDIVPVIQDESDPNHGWQYDLKSKERNLTCAPCHIQFIQDRKNSDKHYRTLVRMAKRWKNFACPPGLKSFHIELILAYLQDRDGPTQNIEQRFREFLGFIAQSELNKRIDFPENSAKTEKYFSDPVVIIDPANHENNVASRITPNEKEQIVNIALKAWETANYASVEDDIDIWKEVFGNKFKIKD; translated from the coding sequence ATGTCACTTAAAAATTCAGATCTCCAATACTATGATGGCAATATTTTGCGTTTATCTTCTGAAAAACGTAAAGAATATCATGCACAAGTTGATAATTTGATTGCTGAACTGCGTAAACATATAACAGTAAACTCTGACTTAAAAGTAAAAAAGGTAGTCAAAGCTGGCTCGTTTGCTAAGTTCACAATTCTAAAAAAAACAGCAGAGGATGATATCGATGTTGACGTTGTGTTCTATATAGATGGTAAAAATATTGATGATACAACTTTAGATAATCTTAATGATCTAATTTACTCGTTACTAACAAAAATTTATCCTACTAAGGCAGTTGAAGACTTTGAAATCCAACGAAGAGCTGCGACAGTAACCTTTGTCAAAAGTGGTATCAGTGTTGATATCGTTCCTGTTATTCAAGATGAATCAGATCCAAATCATGGCTGGCAATATGATCTTAAGTCCAAAGAAAGAAATTTGACTTGTGCCCCTTGTCATATTCAATTTATCCAAGATAGAAAAAATTCAGATAAACACTATCGAACTTTAGTACGTATGGCAAAGCGGTGGAAAAATTTTGCGTGTCCTCCTGGACTCAAGTCTTTTCATATCGAGTTGATTTTAGCTTATTTACAAGATCGTGACGGGCCGACTCAAAATATTGAGCAACGTTTTAGAGAATTCTTGGGGTTTATAGCACAAAGTGAACTAAATAAACGTATCGATTTTCCTGAGAACTCAGCAAAGACAGAGAAATATTTTTCTGATCCAGTTGTAATTATTGATCCTGCGAATCATGAAAATAATGTGGCCTCGCGAATAACTCCAAACGAAAAAGAGCAAATTGTCAATATAGCCTTAAAAGCATGGGAAACCGCAAATTATGCTTCAGTAGAAGACGATATTGATATTTGGAAAGAAGTTTTTGGTAATAAATTCAAAATTAAGGATTAA
- a CDS encoding Tn7-like element transposition protein TnsE, which translates to MTARINNFDHNVTVTHIGGLFKGSRSKIWSINLQCSPKQEKKFTNFSNSAMLIRGKKINCSERQLSQPNLAITLTNQDVLTPSYLKDFDELSTDSKLAYFEGIQTSFVIERPNQTTIHLPQFELARTLFLINSYFCRASLSTTTIQHEFEVIQNDKENLIVFLENNTMPLKLVNQKGTQSLLAWLLLDPNAKQSFESISRYFNTQLKDENGWKKWIFQFDPPSMKGWTLHFRGRYNTSRDAFLVEEIVGIEIDTDIPTNITFSHPSFIQIKTEGQQSGQGYKPEYSDSLGSTIEDDATASIEQGIRVLNANESWVSFIKPLEITKKGKIKLTGQRAKDDSNDDESGSGNLVSTDEANSAGDLPAADVGGKKDYTNYDQKYAQRYNDLNSLIEILQSEHQCTLYESMTHELIKVGRSECHKIGDNMRRTIKFVHLVQKGKDFLLIELDTSDGIKSISTKLIHLTTDDWKFYLDDIKKHLVAKSLSWPNELFNDVFGENSHTYIIHPRFSLQENCSRESVNNWAMRIMNGLRDLA; encoded by the coding sequence ATGACAGCAAGAATTAATAATTTTGATCACAATGTAACAGTTACTCATATTGGCGGACTTTTCAAAGGCTCAAGATCGAAGATATGGAGTATCAATCTTCAATGTTCACCAAAGCAGGAGAAAAAATTTACAAATTTCAGTAATTCTGCCATGTTAATCCGAGGTAAAAAGATAAATTGTAGTGAACGGCAATTATCTCAACCAAACCTAGCCATTACATTGACCAATCAAGATGTCCTTACCCCATCATACTTAAAAGACTTTGACGAATTATCAACTGATTCAAAACTTGCATATTTTGAAGGAATACAAACTAGCTTTGTCATTGAAAGACCGAATCAAACCACAATTCATCTTCCGCAGTTTGAACTGGCGCGAACACTTTTTCTCATTAATTCTTATTTTTGTCGAGCGAGTCTCTCTACCACCACGATCCAACATGAATTTGAAGTCATTCAAAATGATAAGGAAAACTTAATTGTTTTTCTAGAAAATAATACGATGCCTTTAAAATTAGTAAATCAGAAAGGAACCCAAAGCCTACTTGCTTGGTTGCTACTTGATCCAAATGCAAAACAATCATTTGAAAGTATTTCGCGTTACTTTAACACTCAACTAAAAGATGAGAATGGGTGGAAAAAATGGATTTTCCAGTTTGACCCACCATCAATGAAAGGTTGGACATTACATTTCCGAGGACGATATAACACATCACGAGATGCTTTTCTTGTAGAAGAGATTGTTGGCATCGAAATTGATACTGATATTCCAACAAACATTACTTTTTCACATCCATCTTTCATTCAAATCAAGACTGAAGGACAACAATCAGGGCAAGGTTATAAACCAGAATATAGTGACTCCCTTGGCTCTACCATTGAGGATGATGCAACAGCTTCTATAGAACAAGGAATTCGAGTTTTAAATGCTAATGAATCTTGGGTAAGCTTCATTAAGCCATTAGAAATAACTAAGAAAGGTAAAATCAAACTTACTGGACAGAGAGCAAAAGATGATAGTAATGATGATGAGTCTGGCTCTGGGAATTTAGTCAGTACAGACGAGGCAAATAGTGCTGGAGATCTACCTGCTGCCGATGTTGGAGGCAAAAAAGATTACACAAATTATGATCAGAAATATGCTCAACGTTATAATGACTTAAATTCGTTGATTGAAATACTCCAGTCTGAGCATCAGTGCACACTATATGAGTCCATGACTCATGAGCTCATAAAAGTAGGACGTTCAGAATGTCATAAAATTGGTGACAATATGCGACGAACAATTAAGTTTGTACATCTTGTTCAGAAAGGAAAAGATTTTCTACTTATCGAGTTAGATACATCAGATGGAATCAAGAGTATCTCAACCAAACTTATTCATCTCACAACCGATGATTGGAAATTTTATCTGGATGATATTAAAAAACACTTAGTTGCAAAATCATTGTCTTGGCCAAATGAACTATTTAATGATGTGTTTGGAGAAAATTCCCATACATATATTATCCACCCACGATTTTCATTACAAGAAAACTGCTCAAGAGAATCAGTTAATAATTGGGCTATGAGAATCATGAATGGATTAAGAGATTTGGCCTAA
- the pgi gene encoding glucose-6-phosphate isomerase, translated as MTAHSETDISKPSSLGLSELNQLKTAFETRHLNELFAQDPLRFEYFSERLNQVCFDFSKHRIDKKVMDGLIGFAAERDLSGWIRRLFSQEKINYTEQRAAMHWALRLPAHDQNCPELASEVYTQLERMAVLVEQIHTGQRRGSTGEVIQDVVNIGVGGSDLGPLMVTQALSDFKKPTVKPLDVHFVSTMDGSQLSELLHRLRPETTLFIISSKSFGTIDTLSNAQTVRLWLEKALGHQPQILKHHFIGISTKPEKMTAWGIAPENQLKLWDWVGGRYSLWSCIGLPIALSIGMDGFRQLLAGAYEVDQHFQSAPFEKNIPVLMGLLGVWNNNFLNIQTHAVLPYDGRLKYFASYLQQLEMESNGKSIQRNNVRVSMDTCPIVWGEVGPNAQHAFYQLLHQGTHAVSCDFIAPVQRYNANQFTYAENADALIEQHHLALSNCLAQSRLLAFGNEALDPSELSQLEKYKQYSGNQPSSTFLLKELNPHSLGMLIALYEHKVFVQSVLWDINPFDQWGVEKGKEIANQLLPILNREQQDLSALDASTQGLLKILLEQ; from the coding sequence CTGCCTTTGAAACCCGTCATCTGAATGAGTTGTTTGCACAGGATCCATTGCGGTTTGAATATTTTTCTGAACGCTTGAATCAGGTATGTTTTGATTTCAGCAAGCATCGGATTGATAAAAAGGTGATGGATGGACTGATCGGTTTTGCTGCAGAGCGGGATCTGTCAGGCTGGATCCGACGACTGTTTTCACAGGAAAAAATTAACTATACCGAACAGCGTGCGGCTATGCACTGGGCTTTAAGATTGCCAGCGCATGATCAGAACTGTCCAGAACTGGCAAGCGAGGTGTATACACAACTGGAGCGTATGGCTGTTCTGGTTGAACAGATACATACAGGTCAGCGTCGTGGTTCCACAGGTGAAGTCATTCAGGACGTGGTGAATATTGGGGTCGGTGGATCTGACCTTGGACCTCTGATGGTGACCCAGGCACTGTCTGATTTTAAGAAACCGACGGTTAAGCCACTGGATGTACATTTTGTATCCACTATGGATGGCAGTCAGTTATCAGAACTGCTGCATAGACTTCGCCCTGAAACAACACTGTTTATTATCTCTTCCAAGTCATTTGGTACCATTGATACATTGTCCAATGCGCAGACGGTCAGATTGTGGCTTGAAAAAGCATTGGGACATCAGCCTCAGATTCTGAAGCATCATTTTATTGGGATTTCGACCAAGCCTGAAAAAATGACAGCATGGGGAATTGCTCCTGAAAACCAGCTGAAGTTATGGGACTGGGTGGGAGGAAGATACTCGCTGTGGTCGTGTATTGGACTGCCGATAGCACTCAGTATTGGTATGGATGGATTCAGACAGTTGCTGGCTGGGGCATATGAAGTTGATCAGCATTTTCAGTCTGCGCCATTTGAAAAAAATATTCCTGTGCTGATGGGCTTACTGGGCGTCTGGAATAATAATTTTCTGAATATTCAGACACATGCTGTTTTGCCCTACGATGGTCGACTGAAATATTTTGCGTCCTATTTACAGCAGCTGGAAATGGAATCCAACGGGAAATCGATTCAGCGAAACAATGTACGGGTCAGTATGGACACCTGTCCAATTGTCTGGGGCGAGGTTGGACCTAATGCGCAGCATGCATTTTATCAGTTGCTGCATCAGGGAACTCATGCAGTCAGCTGTGATTTTATTGCACCGGTTCAACGCTACAATGCCAATCAGTTTACGTATGCGGAAAATGCGGATGCATTGATTGAGCAGCATCATCTGGCACTTTCCAACTGTCTGGCTCAATCCAGACTGCTGGCATTTGGCAATGAGGCACTTGATCCGTCAGAACTGAGTCAGCTGGAAAAATATAAGCAATATTCAGGGAATCAGCCCAGCAGTACTTTTTTGTTAAAAGAGCTGAATCCACATAGCTTAGGTATGCTGATTGCGTTATATGAGCATAAAGTTTTTGTTCAGTCGGTGTTGTGGGATATCAATCCTTTTGACCAATGGGGTGTGGAAAAAGGGAAGGAAATCGCTAATCAGCTGCTACCGATACTGAACAGGGAGCAGCAGGATCTTTCCGCACTCGATGCCTCTACCCAGGGGTTGCTGAAAATTTTATTGGAACAATAA
- a CDS encoding phosphorylase family protein → MNDSHMLSDSCILLAGSISNATNDDQIDKAHAFVETLVTEIINSGGSFVGYFSAEPVNENQKPLLFDWTIARKINELTKENNNDVRLKIVASNDRLQNKTNVEQRQLLNSMIARGIAEHICIDDEILTGSNVGEEQIEHATAMIALGGGKGVLDRAHKMAKKSLPVLPLDLQLGANKEDGKGALGVLQKFREAPLTYMQNTGLSVVKSISAITLEEPVLDFSQISKRIITIFHEEEQARLAALPPDVLVLTALPVELSAARQALNISEDTQPFITSIGLHVWKTVIIRNNGVRANCAIASFAGPGNVDASSITSTLLSELQPKNVIMLGIAAGMREKCSLGEVVLSERVVAYEGAALIEGGVTEHRSRSTELDLKVRQEVNTYLSNKSSVENRLIQSYEALEINFPENIEIGPVAKSVMPKTATIGSGEKLLRDPEKFRALKELNGKIEVAEMEGAGVFAACANHKKPVLMIRGISDFGDSTKDNRFHDLAAKAAAAVTADYIAYGLTLNN, encoded by the coding sequence ATGAACGACTCTCATATGCTTTCTGATAGCTGCATTCTACTGGCAGGGAGTATTTCTAATGCTACAAATGATGACCAAATTGATAAGGCACATGCATTTGTTGAAACTCTTGTTACAGAAATAATTAATTCAGGTGGAAGTTTTGTTGGCTATTTTTCAGCTGAACCAGTTAATGAAAATCAAAAACCTTTACTGTTTGATTGGACTATTGCAAGAAAGATCAATGAATTAACCAAAGAAAATAATAACGATGTACGTCTAAAGATTGTTGCATCAAATGATCGGTTACAAAATAAAACAAACGTTGAACAGCGTCAGCTTTTGAATAGCATGATAGCTCGTGGTATTGCTGAGCATATCTGTATCGATGATGAGATCCTAACTGGAAGCAATGTCGGCGAAGAACAAATAGAGCATGCTACAGCAATGATAGCTCTAGGTGGTGGTAAAGGTGTATTAGATAGAGCCCACAAAATGGCAAAGAAATCACTACCTGTTTTACCCCTTGATCTTCAACTGGGAGCAAATAAAGAAGATGGAAAGGGTGCATTAGGTGTCCTTCAGAAATTTCGTGAAGCTCCTTTAACTTACATGCAAAATACTGGTTTGTCGGTAGTAAAAAGTATTTCAGCTATTACTCTAGAAGAGCCTGTATTAGATTTCTCACAAATATCAAAGAGAATTATCACAATCTTTCATGAAGAAGAACAAGCTCGATTAGCGGCTCTTCCACCAGATGTATTAGTCTTAACAGCTTTACCAGTTGAGCTATCAGCAGCAAGACAGGCATTAAATATTAGTGAAGATACTCAGCCCTTTATTACTAGTATCGGGCTTCATGTTTGGAAGACAGTAATTATTCGAAATAATGGAGTGCGTGCAAATTGTGCAATAGCATCTTTTGCAGGTCCAGGAAATGTAGATGCATCTTCAATTACATCTACATTACTAAGCGAATTACAACCCAAGAATGTAATCATGTTAGGTATTGCTGCGGGAATGCGAGAAAAATGTTCTTTAGGTGAAGTAGTCTTATCTGAACGGGTTGTTGCGTATGAGGGAGCTGCTCTAATTGAAGGCGGGGTTACGGAACACCGCTCTAGAAGTACAGAGTTAGATTTAAAAGTTAGGCAGGAAGTTAATACATATTTATCTAATAAAAGTTCTGTAGAAAATCGTTTAATTCAAAGCTATGAGGCCTTAGAAATCAATTTTCCAGAGAACATTGAAATTGGACCAGTCGCTAAAAGTGTTATGCCTAAGACAGCCACAATTGGAAGTGGTGAGAAGCTTCTTCGCGATCCAGAAAAATTTAGAGCTTTGAAAGAGCTTAATGGAAAAATAGAAGTCGCTGAGATGGAAGGTGCAGGAGTATTTGCAGCTTGTGCTAACCACAAAAAGCCTGTGTTGATGATTAGGGGAATTAGCGACTTTGGGGACTCCACAAAAGACAATCGCTTTCATGATTTAGCAGCAAAAGCTGCGGCAGCAGTAACAGCAGATTATATTGCTTATGGATTAACTCTTAATAACTAA